CCTGTTTTGCAACAGGATAAAAGTTATACTTATGCTGGTTTCCCACCATCTAATTCATCTTGCCATTTCTTAAGCTCATCCCACTTACCATCAGCTGCTAATTTAGCTTGTGCTGGCCATGTGTCTGTTACGTGATTTCCACGTACATCAGCGATGATCTCAGAAATTTTAGCTGCGTCGGTTTTAGCCAATTCTGCAAAAGTCGAAATACCTGCCGCTGCTAATGTTTCAGCAATTTTAGGTCCAATACCTTCCACTTTTTTCAAATCATCTACCGCAGTAGCTTTCTTTGGAGCTGCTTTTTTAGGAGCTTCAGCTTTCGCTTTTACTTCCTTCTTTGGAGCTTCCTTTTTTGGAGCGGCTTCTTTTTTAGGAGCTGCTTCTTTCTTTGGAGCTGATTTTTTAGCACCTGAAGTAACAATACTTTCGATAACTAATTCCGTTAAATACTGTCTATGACCGTTTCTAACCTTGTAACCTTTACGTCTTTTTTTCTTAA
The sequence above is drawn from the Cellulophaga sp. Hel_I_12 genome and encodes:
- the rplU gene encoding 50S ribosomal protein L21; translation: MYAIVEIAGQQFKVAKDQKVYVHRLQEEEGSKVTFDNVLLLEDGSNITIGAPAIDGAAVEAKVIKHLKGDKVIVFKKKRRKGYKVRNGHRQYLTELVIESIVTSGAKKSAPKKEAAPKKEAAPKKEAPKKEVKAKAEAPKKAAPKKATAVDDLKKVEGIGPKIAETLAAAGISTFAELAKTDAAKISEIIADVRGNHVTDTWPAQAKLAADGKWDELKKWQDELDGGKPA